From one Planktothrix agardhii NIES-204 genomic stretch:
- the hoxY gene encoding hydrogenase subunit of the bidirectional hydrogenase, whose amino-acid sequence MDKIKFATVWLAGCSGCHMSFLDLDEWLFDLAEKVDVVFSPVGCDLKEYPENVDVCLVEGAVANEENLELLYQVRKRTKLLISFGDCAVTANVPAMRNMLGSTEPVLKRCYLELSDIGAQLPNEPGIVPELLERVRPIHELVDIDIFLPGCPPSADRIKAAIAPLLEGKMPVMEGREMIKFG is encoded by the coding sequence ATGGACAAGATAAAATTTGCTACGGTTTGGTTGGCGGGTTGTTCCGGTTGCCATATGTCGTTTTTAGACTTAGATGAATGGCTGTTTGATCTCGCGGAAAAAGTTGATGTTGTCTTTAGTCCGGTGGGTTGTGACTTAAAAGAATATCCTGAAAATGTGGATGTTTGTTTGGTGGAAGGAGCCGTGGCTAATGAAGAAAATTTAGAGTTATTATATCAAGTTAGAAAACGGACTAAACTCTTAATTTCCTTTGGAGATTGTGCGGTCACGGCTAACGTTCCGGCGATGAGAAATATGTTAGGTAGTACGGAACCTGTATTAAAACGCTGTTATTTGGAACTGAGTGATATCGGGGCGCAATTGCCGAATGAACCGGGTATTGTGCCTGAACTGTTAGAGCGAGTTCGTCCAATTCATGAATTAGTTGATATTGACATCTTTTTACCCGGATGTCCTCCTTCTGCGGATAGAATTAAAGCCGCGATCGCTCCTTTATTAGAAGGGAAAATGCCTGTAATGGAAGGACGGGAAATGATCAAATTTGGTTAA
- a CDS encoding hybrid cluster protein, giving the protein MFCEQCEQTASGNGCHQWGACGKSPEVNSIQDLLVYCLRSIAPIALKAYELGIPNREIDRFTCEAMFSTMTNVNFSTKRFADSTQQVLQLRKTLKQAVESKSPTPISWPEICNYQPDFEENLSEQGQNFALDLIQKANGNIDIYSLQLTTIYGIKGLASYAFHAYELGQEDEKIYQFIYEALIALDRQDLDLNAWVGLALKVGEMNLRAMELLDAGHTGHYGHPTPTSVPLNHRQGKAILVSGHDIKQLEALLKQTVDTGITVYTHGELLPAHGYPILKQNYPHLFGHFGTAWQNQTKDFAKFPGAIVVTTNCLMPPHETYDQKLFTLGPVGYPGLGYLPSDADGIPDFTPVIQEALELPGFLDDETLREVKTGFAHNAVLSVADHVVEAVKAGKIRHFFLVGGCDGAKPGRSYYTEFVEKVPQDCVVLTLACGKFRFFDKELGEIGNIPRLMDVGQCNDAYSAIQIALGLAKAFDIGVNELPLSMILSWYEQKAVAVLLTLLYLGIQDIRLGPTLPAFISPNVFQLLSDTYHLKAISTPDEDLAACLA; this is encoded by the coding sequence ATGTTTTGCGAACAATGTGAACAAACCGCCAGTGGAAATGGCTGTCATCAATGGGGGGCTTGTGGTAAAAGTCCAGAGGTTAATTCAATCCAAGATTTATTAGTCTATTGCTTACGCAGTATTGCCCCCATTGCTTTAAAAGCTTATGAGTTAGGTATTCCTAATCGAGAAATTGATCGTTTTACCTGTGAAGCGATGTTTTCAACGATGACGAATGTTAACTTTAGTACGAAGCGATTTGCTGATTCTACCCAACAGGTTTTACAATTGCGAAAAACCTTAAAACAAGCGGTGGAAAGTAAAAGTCCCACCCCCATTTCCTGGCCAGAAATTTGTAATTATCAGCCCGATTTTGAGGAAAATTTATCTGAACAAGGACAAAATTTTGCCTTGGATTTAATTCAAAAAGCTAATGGGAATATTGATATTTATTCCTTGCAATTAACCACAATTTATGGCATTAAAGGATTAGCTTCCTACGCCTTCCACGCCTACGAACTGGGTCAGGAAGATGAGAAGATTTATCAGTTTATCTATGAAGCCTTAATTGCTTTAGATCGGCAGGATTTAGACTTAAATGCCTGGGTGGGTTTAGCCTTAAAAGTCGGAGAAATGAACCTCCGGGCAATGGAATTATTAGATGCCGGACATACCGGACATTATGGACATCCCACCCCCACAAGTGTTCCCTTAAATCATCGTCAAGGTAAGGCTATTTTAGTCTCTGGACATGATATTAAACAGTTAGAAGCCCTGTTAAAACAAACCGTAGATACGGGGATTACGGTTTATACCCACGGGGAATTATTACCCGCCCATGGTTATCCGATTTTAAAACAAAATTATCCCCATTTATTCGGACATTTTGGCACAGCATGGCAGAATCAAACCAAAGATTTTGCTAAGTTTCCTGGGGCGATTGTGGTGACAACAAATTGTTTAATGCCGCCCCATGAAACCTATGATCAAAAACTGTTTACTCTTGGGCCCGTGGGCTATCCTGGGTTAGGCTATTTACCCTCCGATGCTGATGGTATTCCTGACTTTACTCCAGTGATTCAAGAAGCGCTAGAACTCCCCGGCTTTTTGGATGATGAAACCCTCCGGGAAGTGAAAACCGGATTTGCCCATAATGCAGTTTTAAGTGTAGCTGATCACGTCGTTGAAGCGGTTAAAGCCGGGAAAATTCGTCACTTCTTTTTAGTCGGCGGTTGTGATGGGGCCAAACCCGGACGGAGTTACTATACAGAATTTGTGGAAAAAGTTCCCCAAGATTGTGTTGTCCTCACCTTAGCTTGTGGAAAATTCCGCTTTTTTGATAAAGAATTAGGTGAAATTGGTAACATTCCTCGATTGATGGATGTGGGACAATGTAATGATGCTTATTCTGCCATCCAAATTGCTTTAGGATTAGCTAAAGCTTTTGATATTGGTGTTAATGAATTACCCCTATCCATGATTTTGTCATGGTATGAACAAAAAGCCGTGGCGGTGTTATTAACCCTGTTATATTTGGGGATTCAAGACATTCGTTTAGGCCCGACATTACCCGCTTTTATTTCTCCGAATGTGTTCCAATTACTATCGGACACCTATCATCTGAAAGCGATTTCTACCCCCGATGAAGATTTAGCCGCTTGTTTAGCCTAG
- the hoxU gene encoding diaphorase subunit of the bidirectional hydrogenase: MSVKTLKIDGIDVAAEEGTSVLKAAEEAGVKIPKLCHLDGVSDVGACRLCLVEIKGINRLLPACVTEVAEGMEVCTQTPQLQEYRRMTVELLFAEGNHVCAICVANGNCELQDVAIEVGMDHSRFPYRFPDREVDISHSKFGIDHNRCIMCTRCVRVCAEIEGAHVWDVGYRGAAAKIISGLNQPWGDVDACTSCGKCVDACPTGSIFKKGTTTAEMQRDSEKLEFLADARGKHQWTR; this comes from the coding sequence ATGTCCGTAAAAACCCTAAAAATAGATGGAATTGATGTTGCTGCTGAAGAAGGAACATCTGTACTCAAAGCCGCCGAAGAAGCCGGGGTCAAAATTCCCAAACTCTGTCATTTAGACGGGGTTTCTGATGTGGGGGCTTGTCGGTTATGCCTAGTAGAAATTAAAGGAATTAATCGTTTATTACCAGCTTGTGTAACCGAAGTTGCAGAAGGTATGGAAGTCTGTACCCAAACCCCCCAACTGCAAGAATATCGACGCATGACCGTGGAGTTATTATTCGCAGAAGGAAATCATGTTTGCGCCATCTGTGTTGCTAATGGTAACTGCGAATTACAGGACGTTGCGATTGAAGTGGGCATGGATCATAGCCGTTTTCCCTATCGCTTTCCTGACCGGGAAGTAGACATTTCTCATAGTAAATTCGGCATCGATCATAACCGTTGTATTATGTGTACTCGGTGTGTGAGAGTTTGTGCTGAAATTGAAGGAGCCCACGTCTGGGATGTCGGCTATCGGGGAGCCGCAGCTAAAATTATTAGTGGTTTAAATCAACCCTGGGGGGATGTGGATGCTTGTACCTCCTGTGGTAAATGTGTCGATGCTTGTCCCACGGGTTCAATCTTTAAAAAAGGTACCACTACGGCGGAAATGCAACGGGATAGTGAAAAACTAGAATTCTTAGCAGATGCAAGAGGGAAACATCAATGGACAAGATAA
- the hoxE gene encoding diaphorase subunit of the bidirectional hydrogenase, producing the protein MQSSTVTTAKADKPKAGAAKGGDKRFKVLDMTMKRNQYRQDALIEVLHKAQESFGFLEEDVLIYVARNLKLPLSYVYGVATFYHLFSLKPNGAHTCVVCLGTACYVKGGGDVLTALEARTGIKAGETTADGQISIMTARCIGACGIAPAVVFDGKVAAQQTPEMACDRMAAWEQGE; encoded by the coding sequence ATGCAATCTTCTACGGTAACTACTGCAAAAGCTGATAAACCCAAAGCTGGAGCCGCAAAAGGAGGCGATAAACGGTTTAAAGTCCTGGATATGACCATGAAGCGCAACCAATATCGTCAGGACGCCTTAATTGAGGTGCTACATAAAGCCCAAGAATCCTTTGGCTTTTTAGAAGAAGATGTTCTAATTTATGTGGCCAGAAATCTGAAACTTCCCCTCAGTTATGTCTATGGAGTCGCCACCTTCTATCATTTATTCTCCCTCAAACCCAATGGCGCCCATACCTGTGTAGTTTGTTTAGGAACAGCTTGTTACGTTAAGGGGGGCGGGGATGTCTTAACCGCCTTAGAAGCCCGAACCGGAATTAAAGCCGGGGAAACCACCGCCGATGGTCAAATTTCGATTATGACCGCCCGTTGTATTGGGGCCTGTGGTATTGCTCCGGCCGTTGTCTTTGATGGCAAAGTAGCCGCCCAACAGACCCCGGAAATGGCCTGCGATCGCATGGCGGCATGGGAGCAGGGGGAGTAA
- a CDS encoding formate acetyltransferase — protein sequence MIATNERQILNQSSSNLCKQWQGFIEDKWTKEINVRNFIQKNYTPYVGDESFLASATERTQKLWELVRDLMRVEREKGILDVDTKIPSNIVSHGAGYIDQSLEQIVGLQTDHPLKRAIMPFGGIRVVKASLESYGYELDPETEDIFTQYRKTHNDGVFDAYTRQMKKARHSGIITGLPDAYGRGRIIGDYRRVALYGIDRLITDKKEQLESLELDEIVETTIQLREEISEQIKALKELKAMAASYGFDLSFPAANAKEAVQWTYFGYLAAVKEQNGAAMSLGRVSTFLDVYFNRDLKQGILTESEAQEIIDHFVIKLRMVRFLRAPEYNQLFSGDPTWVTECLAGMGEDGRSLVSKTSFRFLHTLSTLGPAPEPNLTVLWSERLPENFKKFCAKVSIESSSIQYENDDLMRPIYGDDYGIACCVSAMRIGKQMQFFGARANLAKALLYAINGGKDEKTGEQIAPLFAPITSEYLDYDEVVAKFDQMMEWLAKLYVNTLNVIHYMHDKYCYERIEMALHDRDVYRTLACGIAGLSVVADSLSAIKYAQVKILRGENGLALDYEIQGDYPKYGNNDQRVDEIAVNLVRTFMNKVRNQKTYRHAVPTQSILTITSNVVYGKMTGNTPDGRKAGEPFAPGANPLHGRDSNGAIASSASVAKLPYEHAQDGISYTFSIVPKALGKTLEDQVNNLTGMLDGYFYDGGHHINVNVLDKEMLIDAMNHPENYPQLTIRVSGYAVNFIKLTREQQLDVIKRTFHDRF from the coding sequence ATGATTGCTACAAATGAACGTCAAATCTTAAATCAATCCTCTAGTAATTTATGTAAACAATGGCAAGGATTTATTGAAGATAAATGGACGAAAGAAATTAATGTCAGAAATTTCATCCAAAAAAATTACACCCCTTATGTCGGGGATGAATCCTTTTTAGCTTCAGCAACGGAACGCACTCAAAAATTGTGGGAGTTAGTGCGAGATTTAATGCGTGTAGAACGGGAAAAAGGCATTTTAGATGTGGATACAAAAATTCCCTCTAATATTGTTTCTCATGGTGCTGGTTATATTGATCAAAGCTTAGAACAAATTGTAGGTTTACAAACCGATCACCCCTTAAAACGTGCAATTATGCCCTTTGGTGGAATTCGGGTTGTCAAAGCTTCTTTAGAATCCTATGGTTATGAACTTGATCCTGAAACCGAAGACATTTTTACCCAATATCGTAAAACTCATAATGATGGAGTTTTTGATGCCTATACTCGTCAAATGAAAAAAGCCCGTCATTCTGGTATTATTACCGGATTACCCGATGCCTATGGACGAGGACGAATTATTGGGGATTATCGTCGCGTTGCGTTGTACGGAATTGATCGGTTAATTACCGATAAAAAAGAACAACTTGAATCCTTAGAATTGGATGAAATTGTAGAAACCACTATTCAGCTACGGGAAGAAATTTCTGAACAAATTAAAGCCTTAAAAGAACTCAAAGCGATGGCGGCGAGTTATGGATTTGATCTCAGTTTTCCGGCTGCCAATGCTAAAGAAGCGGTACAGTGGACGTATTTTGGTTATTTAGCTGCCGTTAAAGAACAAAATGGTGCAGCGATGTCCTTGGGACGGGTTTCAACCTTCCTAGATGTCTATTTTAATCGGGATTTGAAACAAGGGATTTTAACGGAATCTGAAGCTCAAGAAATTATCGATCATTTTGTCATTAAATTACGGATGGTACGATTTTTACGAGCCCCAGAATACAATCAATTATTCTCTGGTGATCCCACTTGGGTAACAGAATGTCTGGCAGGAATGGGAGAAGACGGACGATCATTAGTGAGTAAAACCAGTTTCCGCTTCCTGCATACCTTATCAACTTTAGGGCCTGCACCGGAACCTAATTTAACGGTTTTATGGTCAGAACGCTTACCTGAAAATTTCAAGAAATTCTGTGCCAAAGTTTCCATTGAAAGCAGTTCCATTCAGTATGAAAATGATGATCTCATGCGTCCTATTTATGGGGATGATTATGGAATTGCTTGTTGTGTTAGTGCCATGCGAATTGGCAAACAAATGCAATTTTTTGGAGCACGAGCGAACTTAGCCAAAGCGTTACTTTATGCCATTAATGGCGGAAAAGATGAAAAAACAGGTGAGCAAATTGCCCCTCTGTTTGCTCCGATTACTTCTGAATATTTAGATTATGATGAAGTGGTCGCCAAATTTGATCAAATGATGGAATGGTTGGCGAAATTATACGTCAATACCCTGAATGTAATTCACTATATGCACGATAAATACTGTTATGAACGCATTGAAATGGCGTTACATGATCGGGATGTTTATCGAACTTTAGCTTGTGGGATCGCAGGGTTATCCGTTGTAGCTGATTCTTTATCCGCGATTAAATATGCTCAAGTTAAAATATTGCGGGGAGAAAATGGGTTAGCTCTGGATTATGAAATTCAAGGAGATTATCCTAAATATGGCAATAATGATCAACGAGTCGATGAAATTGCCGTGAATTTAGTTCGGACTTTTATGAATAAAGTTCGCAATCAAAAAACCTATCGCCATGCCGTACCCACCCAGTCTATTTTAACCATTACTTCCAATGTGGTGTATGGCAAAATGACCGGAAATACCCCCGATGGACGTAAAGCCGGAGAGCCTTTTGCACCGGGAGCAAATCCCCTCCATGGACGAGATAGTAACGGTGCGATCGCATCCTCTGCTTCTGTGGCAAAATTGCCTTATGAACACGCTCAAGATGGCATTTCTTACACCTTTTCAATTGTTCCGAAAGCCTTGGGTAAAACCCTAGAGGATCAAGTTAATAACTTGACAGGAATGTTGGATGGATATTTCTATGATGGCGGACATCATATTAATGTTAATGTCTTGGATAAAGAGATGTTAATCGATGCGATGAATCATCCTGAAAACTATCCTCAACTTACCATTCGGGTTTCTGGATATGCTGTGAATTTCATTAAATTAACTCGTGAACAACAGTTAGACGTGATTAAACGCACATTCCATGATCGGTTTTAG
- a CDS encoding pyruvate formate-lyase activating enzyme codes for MTVKTHQHPETIQSISPLSKVSGRIHSIETCGTVDGPGIRFIIFTQGCCLRCLYCHNPDTRNLQDGKEITVDELIAEIQKYRSYMRFSGGGVTISGGEPLVQPDFVQAIFQRCQEIGIHTALDTSGYVNLTVAKPVLEFVDLVLLDIKSFNPLTYRQVTGTSIEPTLRFAQYLNGINKPTWIRFVLVPNLTDDPDNIEGLAKLISQLKNVEKVEVSPFHQLGEYKWEKLGYTYHLQDTPVPTSEQIHQVKDCFRRYGLSVQ; via the coding sequence ATGACGGTTAAAACCCATCAACATCCAGAAACCATTCAAAGCATTTCACCGCTTTCTAAAGTTTCAGGTCGGATTCATTCTATAGAGACTTGTGGCACGGTTGATGGCCCAGGAATCCGATTTATTATTTTTACTCAAGGCTGTTGTCTACGGTGTCTTTATTGCCATAATCCTGACACTCGAAATTTGCAAGATGGCAAAGAAATTACCGTTGATGAACTGATTGCTGAAATTCAAAAATATCGCTCTTATATGCGATTTTCAGGAGGAGGTGTTACCATTAGCGGGGGTGAACCCTTAGTACAACCCGACTTTGTGCAAGCAATTTTCCAACGCTGTCAAGAAATCGGAATTCACACCGCTTTAGATACTTCAGGTTACGTTAACTTAACCGTTGCTAAACCTGTTCTCGAATTTGTGGATTTGGTTTTATTGGATATTAAATCCTTTAATCCGTTAACCTATCGTCAAGTAACAGGAACTTCCATTGAACCCACCTTGAGATTTGCTCAATATTTGAACGGGATTAATAAACCTACTTGGATTCGGTTTGTTTTAGTTCCGAACCTGACCGATGATCCCGACAATATTGAAGGATTAGCTAAGTTGATTTCTCAATTAAAGAATGTGGAAAAGGTAGAAGTGTCACCTTTCCACCAACTCGGAGAATATAAGTGGGAAAAACTGGGATACACTTATCATCTCCAAGACACACCCGTGCCCACTTCTGAGCAAATTCATCAAGTCAAAGACTGTTTTAGGCGTTATGGACTTTCAGTTCAGTAA
- the hypC gene encoding hydrogenase expression/formation protein HypC, with protein sequence MCLAIPGQLLSISGYDPLEKVGKVSFGGMIKEVNLAYVPEVQVGDYVIVHVGFALSIVDEQAAQQTLTDLQQMVTIS encoded by the coding sequence ATGTGTTTAGCAATTCCAGGTCAATTATTGAGTATTTCCGGGTATGATCCCTTGGAAAAAGTCGGTAAAGTCAGCTTTGGTGGAATGATCAAGGAAGTCAACTTGGCTTATGTTCCAGAGGTTCAAGTCGGTGATTATGTCATTGTTCATGTCGGTTTTGCACTGAGTATTGTCGATGAACAAGCCGCACAACAAACCTTAACAGATTTACAACAAATGGTGACAATCAGTTAA
- the hoxF gene encoding diaphorase subunit of the bidirectional hydrogenase: MEYSELLELAEKEQKSQKPIRVHCCTSTGCVASNSLGVKDQMDAAVKAAGLEERVQVVGVGCMGFCGRGPIVEVEPAGLQYEKVTPEAAPSIIEALNGGEAKPVQGDRNHPFFSGQLLIVRENSGKIDPEKIGEYIAVGGYQALHHAVYEMSPADVVAEITKSGLRGRGGAGYPTGLKWATVAKMPPGQKYVICNADEGDPGAFMDRSVLESDPHRILEGMAIAGYAVGATQGYIYVRAEYPLAISRLQKAIQQAKRQGILGSQVFGSGIDFRVDIRVGAGAFVCGEETALIASIDGGRGTPRPRPPYPAVSGLWGEPTLINNVETLANIAPIIKKGSDWFSSIGTEKSKGTKIFSLTGKIRNTGLIEVPMGISLRTIIEDMGGGIPGGVKVKAVQTGGPSGGCIPAEHLDTPVDYESLAQLGSMMGSGGMVVLDENTSMVQVAQFYMEFCRGETCGKCVPCRTGTVQLYQMLTKILNKQATTADIEKMKLLSEMVKATSLCGLGQTAPNPVLSTLRYFPEEYQALLQPEESGRVSGL; this comes from the coding sequence ATGGAATATAGCGAATTATTAGAATTAGCCGAGAAGGAACAAAAATCTCAAAAACCGATCCGGGTTCATTGTTGTACCTCAACCGGATGTGTAGCCTCAAATTCCTTGGGTGTTAAAGATCAAATGGATGCGGCTGTGAAAGCTGCTGGACTGGAGGAGAGGGTGCAAGTGGTCGGGGTGGGTTGTATGGGATTTTGTGGCCGGGGGCCAATAGTAGAAGTCGAACCCGCCGGACTCCAATACGAGAAAGTGACGCCTGAAGCAGCCCCATCTATTATTGAAGCCCTGAATGGGGGAGAGGCTAAACCCGTCCAAGGCGATCGCAACCATCCCTTTTTTAGTGGTCAACTGCTAATTGTTCGAGAAAATAGCGGTAAAATTGACCCGGAAAAAATTGGCGAATATATCGCCGTGGGTGGATACCAAGCCCTGCATCATGCCGTTTATGAAATGAGTCCGGCCGATGTGGTAGCCGAAATTACTAAATCCGGGCTCCGGGGTCGAGGCGGGGCGGGATATCCTACGGGATTAAAATGGGCCACCGTTGCTAAAATGCCCCCCGGACAGAAATATGTGATCTGTAACGCCGATGAAGGAGATCCCGGCGCCTTTATGGATCGGAGTGTCTTGGAAAGTGACCCCCATCGGATCTTAGAAGGAATGGCGATCGCTGGATATGCTGTTGGTGCGACCCAGGGCTATATTTATGTCCGGGCCGAATATCCCCTGGCCATCTCCCGTCTACAAAAAGCCATTCAACAAGCCAAACGCCAAGGGATTTTAGGGAGTCAAGTCTTTGGGTCGGGAATAGATTTCCGTGTTGATATCCGGGTCGGGGCGGGAGCCTTTGTCTGTGGGGAAGAAACCGCCCTAATTGCCTCCATTGATGGGGGACGCGGCACTCCTCGCCCTCGCCCTCCCTATCCCGCCGTTTCCGGGTTATGGGGGGAGCCCACCTTAATTAATAACGTCGAAACCTTGGCCAATATTGCCCCAATTATTAAAAAAGGTAGCGACTGGTTTTCCAGTATCGGCACAGAAAAAAGCAAGGGGACTAAAATTTTCTCCCTCACGGGCAAAATTCGGAATACCGGTTTAATTGAAGTCCCCATGGGAATTAGTTTACGGACAATTATCGAGGACATGGGGGGCGGTATTCCCGGCGGCGTGAAAGTTAAAGCCGTGCAAACTGGAGGGCCATCGGGAGGTTGTATTCCCGCAGAACATTTGGATACCCCGGTAGATTACGAATCCTTGGCCCAATTAGGATCTATGATGGGGTCAGGGGGTATGGTGGTGCTGGACGAAAACACCAGTATGGTGCAAGTTGCCCAATTCTATATGGAATTCTGTCGGGGGGAAACCTGCGGAAAATGTGTTCCCTGCCGCACTGGGACGGTTCAACTGTATCAAATGTTAACCAAAATTCTCAATAAACAAGCTACTACCGCAGATATTGAGAAAATGAAACTGTTGTCGGAAATGGTCAAAGCCACCAGTTTATGCGGACTCGGACAAACAGCCCCTAACCCGGTCTTGAGTACGTTGCGTTATTTTCCAGAGGAATATCAGGCATTATTGCAACCAGAAGAAAGCGGACGGGTTTCGGGGCTTTAA
- the hoxH gene encoding hydrogenase subunit of the bidirectional hydrogenase, whose protein sequence is MSKTVIIDPVTRIEGHAKISVYLDDAGEVENARFHVVEFRGFEKFCEGRPMFEMAGITARICGICPVSHLLASAKTGDKILAVQVPPAGEKLRRMMNLAQLTQSHALSFFHLSSPDFLLGWDSDPAKRNVFGLMAADPDLARAGIRLRQFGQTVIELLGARKIHAAWAVPGGVRSPLSDEGREWIIDRLPEARQTTELAISIFKRLLDTELKTEIDVFGKFPSLFMGLVAPDGTWEHYGGHLRFIDSNGEIVADGLSEDNYQDFLGEAVENWSYLKFPYYKPLGYPDGIYRVGPLARLNVCDCIGTEDADRELIEFRHRAGGRVATSSFFYHYARLVEILACIEAIEQLVDDPDIISKRVRSEAGINCLEGVGVSEAPRGTLFHHYQVDENGLIKKVNLIIATGQNNLAMNKTVTQIAQHYIHGNDIPEGMLNRVEAGIRAYDPCLSCSTHAVGQMPLHIQLIQKDGTVIKEKYRH, encoded by the coding sequence ATGTCTAAAACCGTTATTATTGATCCAGTGACTCGGATCGAAGGTCATGCTAAAATATCTGTCTATTTAGATGATGCGGGAGAAGTAGAAAATGCCCGGTTTCACGTCGTAGAATTTCGCGGTTTTGAAAAATTCTGCGAAGGACGACCGATGTTTGAAATGGCTGGAATTACCGCTAGAATTTGCGGAATTTGTCCTGTTAGTCACCTGTTAGCTTCTGCTAAAACTGGCGATAAAATCCTCGCTGTGCAAGTACCTCCAGCCGGGGAAAAACTGCGGCGGATGATGAATTTAGCACAACTTACTCAGTCCCATGCTTTAAGTTTTTTCCACCTCAGTAGTCCTGATTTTCTATTAGGTTGGGATAGTGATCCAGCTAAACGAAATGTGTTTGGTTTAATGGCGGCTGATCCTGATTTAGCTCGGGCAGGAATTCGCTTGCGTCAGTTCGGACAAACGGTAATTGAACTATTAGGCGCCAGAAAAATTCATGCGGCTTGGGCGGTTCCGGGTGGCGTGCGTTCTCCCCTTTCCGATGAAGGGCGAGAATGGATTATTGATCGCTTACCTGAAGCTCGACAAACCACCGAATTAGCTATTAGTATCTTTAAGCGTTTATTAGATACGGAATTAAAAACCGAAATTGATGTTTTTGGCAAATTCCCCTCATTGTTTATGGGGTTAGTTGCCCCCGATGGTACTTGGGAACACTACGGCGGACACCTAAGATTTATTGATAGTAATGGGGAAATTGTCGCCGATGGTTTGAGCGAAGATAACTATCAAGATTTCCTCGGAGAAGCCGTTGAAAATTGGTCTTATTTGAAGTTTCCCTATTACAAACCCCTGGGATATCCCGATGGTATTTATCGCGTTGGGCCCTTAGCAAGATTGAATGTTTGTGACTGTATTGGTACCGAAGATGCAGACCGAGAATTAATTGAATTTCGGCATCGGGCGGGGGGACGGGTAGCTACTTCTTCCTTCTTCTATCATTATGCTCGTTTAGTGGAAATTCTCGCTTGTATTGAAGCCATTGAACAGTTAGTTGATGACCCTGATATTATCTCAAAACGGGTGCGTTCAGAGGCGGGGATTAACTGTTTAGAAGGAGTGGGAGTTAGTGAAGCTCCACGCGGCACTTTATTCCATCATTATCAAGTAGATGAAAACGGATTAATTAAGAAAGTTAACTTAATTATTGCCACCGGACAAAACAATTTAGCCATGAATAAAACCGTGACTCAAATTGCCCAACATTATATTCATGGTAATGATATTCCCGAAGGGATGTTAAACCGAGTCGAAGCCGGAATTCGTGCTTATGACCCTTGTTTAAGTTGTTCTACCCACGCCGTCGGACAAATGCCTTTGCACATCCAATTAATTCAAAAGGATGGAACAGTAATTAAAGAAAAATACCGCCATTAA